The following are encoded in a window of Bradyrhizobium sp. WBOS07 genomic DNA:
- a CDS encoding Crp/Fnr family transcriptional regulator, protein MISEDHLKRVAAWSRELTQAEIEVARAGITERSYGTGETVFMRGDIFAYWAGMVSGLARMGGVSRDGKETSLAGLTAGAWFGEGSVLKNEPRRYDVVALRDSRVALMERSAFMWLFENSVGFNRFLVRQLNERLGQFIGMLEVNRTLDATARLARSIASLFNPILYPESTAHLEITQEEIGALSGMSRQNANRALNRLEKEGLLRLEYGGVTILDIERLRGYGD, encoded by the coding sequence ATGATTTCAGAAGATCATCTGAAGCGCGTCGCCGCCTGGTCGCGCGAGCTCACGCAAGCGGAGATCGAGGTCGCGCGCGCCGGTATCACCGAGCGGTCCTACGGCACCGGCGAGACCGTGTTCATGCGAGGCGACATCTTCGCCTATTGGGCCGGCATGGTCAGCGGTCTTGCCCGCATGGGCGGGGTCTCGCGGGACGGCAAGGAGACGAGCCTGGCCGGGCTGACGGCAGGGGCCTGGTTCGGCGAGGGCAGCGTGCTCAAGAACGAGCCGCGCCGCTATGACGTGGTTGCGCTGCGCGACAGCCGCGTCGCGCTGATGGAACGCAGCGCCTTCATGTGGCTGTTCGAGAACAGCGTCGGCTTCAACCGCTTTCTGGTGCGCCAGCTCAACGAGCGGCTCGGCCAGTTCATCGGCATGCTCGAGGTCAATCGGACCCTCGATGCGACCGCGCGCCTTGCCCGCAGCATCGCCTCACTGTTCAACCCGATCCTCTATCCGGAATCGACCGCGCATCTGGAGATCACCCAGGAGGAGATCGGCGCGCTCTCCGGCATGTCCCGCCAGAACGCCAACCGCGCGCTGAACCGGCTGGAGAAGGAGGGGCTGCTGCGACTAGAATATGGCGGCGTCACCATCCTCGATATCGAGCGGCTGCGCGGCTACGGGGACTAA
- a CDS encoding ABC transporter ATP-binding protein produces the protein MATSLEVRGVSLRFGGVRALTDVSFAIKDGELFSIIGPNGAGKTSIVNCISGRYKPTEGQLFYGDRDITGLTPNARASLGIGRTFQNLALFHHMSVLDNIMVGRHHLLKNNFLTGSLYWLTGARKEELEHRRKVEEIIDFLDLQSVRKATAGTLPYGLRKRVELARAMALEPRLILLDEPMAGMNFEEKEDMARYIVDLNEEFGMTVVMIEHDMGVVMDISHRVMVLDFGKKIAEGDPATVLADPHVKRAYLGEEDEVLVDPDDAPPAQESAA, from the coding sequence GTGGCTACCAGTCTTGAAGTGCGCGGCGTGTCCTTGCGATTCGGCGGCGTCCGTGCGCTGACCGATGTCAGTTTCGCCATCAAGGACGGCGAGCTGTTCTCGATCATCGGCCCCAATGGCGCCGGCAAGACCTCGATCGTGAACTGTATTTCCGGTCGCTACAAGCCGACTGAAGGCCAGCTCTTCTATGGAGACCGCGACATCACCGGCTTGACGCCGAATGCCCGGGCCTCGCTCGGCATCGGCCGCACCTTCCAGAATCTCGCCCTGTTCCACCACATGAGTGTGCTCGACAACATCATGGTCGGCCGCCATCACCTCCTGAAGAACAATTTCCTGACGGGCTCGCTGTACTGGCTCACCGGCGCGCGCAAGGAGGAGCTCGAGCACCGCCGCAAGGTGGAGGAAATCATCGACTTCCTCGATCTGCAGTCGGTGCGCAAAGCCACCGCCGGCACCCTCCCCTACGGCCTGCGCAAGCGCGTGGAGCTCGCCCGCGCCATGGCGCTGGAGCCGCGCCTCATCCTCCTCGACGAGCCGATGGCCGGCATGAACTTCGAGGAGAAGGAGGACATGGCCCGCTACATCGTCGACCTCAACGAGGAGTTTGGGATGACGGTGGTGATGATCGAGCACGACATGGGCGTGGTGATGGACATCTCCCATCGCGTGATGGTGCTGGATTTCGGCAAGAAGATCGCCGAAGGCGACCCCGCGACGGTGCTCGCCGATCCTCACGTCAAGCGTGCCTATCTCGGCGAGGAGGACGAAGTGCTGGTCGATCCCGACGATGCACCGCCTGCGCAGGAGAGCGCGGCATGA
- a CDS encoding long-chain fatty acid--CoA ligase, whose amino-acid sequence MMDYAGRVAQADTYPKMLRLNAKEHGNEIALREKDLGLWRLFTWNDYQARVRDFALGLVEMGLGRGDVIGIIGDNRPDWVAAEVATHAIGGLSLGLYRDVLDEEASYLLNYGEAQLVFAEDEEQVDKLLTLADRAPKLKHIIYSDPRGMRKYDDPRLMSAEAFAELGRARAAREPELYDRLVDATNGEDVAILCTTSGTTSHPKLAMLAAGRVLGHCATYLAFDPKGPDDEYVSVLPLPWIMEQVYVLGKGLLCRMKINFVEEPDTMMNDLREIAPTFVLFAPRVWESIAADVRAKVMDATPLKQRLFDLGMKSGLAALEQGKRSALADAILFRALRDRLGFTRLRSAATGGAALGPETFKFFQAMGVPLRTLYGQTELLGAYTLHPEGKVDPDTTGVPMADNVEIRIDNPDVHGVGEIVVRHPNMFLGYYKNPEASVADIKDGWMCSGDAGYFNANNQLVVIDRIKDLAETSRGERFSPQFIENKLKFSPYIAEAVVLGAGRDALAAMICIRYSIISKWAEKNRLSFTTYTDLASRPEVYALLHKEVETVNATLPPAQRISRFLLLYKELDADDGELTRTRKVRRSVINEKYAGIIDAIYRGDSDIPVDTVIRFQDGTTQRVRTTLRVVDLGMHGHMAEAAE is encoded by the coding sequence ATGATGGATTACGCAGGCCGCGTCGCGCAGGCCGACACCTATCCCAAGATGCTCCGGCTCAACGCCAAGGAGCACGGCAACGAAATCGCGCTGCGGGAGAAGGATCTCGGGCTCTGGCGGCTATTCACCTGGAACGACTATCAGGCCCGCGTGCGCGACTTCGCGCTCGGTCTCGTCGAAATGGGCCTTGGCCGCGGCGATGTCATCGGCATCATCGGCGACAACCGGCCGGACTGGGTCGCGGCGGAAGTCGCGACGCACGCCATCGGCGGCCTCAGCCTCGGGCTTTATCGCGACGTGCTCGACGAGGAGGCCTCCTATCTTCTCAATTATGGTGAGGCGCAGCTCGTCTTCGCCGAGGACGAGGAGCAGGTCGACAAGCTGCTCACCCTCGCCGACCGCGCACCGAAGCTGAAGCACATCATCTATTCCGATCCGCGAGGGATGCGGAAATACGACGACCCGCGCCTGATGTCGGCGGAGGCGTTTGCCGAGCTCGGCCGGGCACGTGCCGCGCGCGAGCCGGAGCTCTATGACCGCCTCGTGGATGCCACCAATGGCGAGGATGTCGCGATCCTCTGCACGACGTCGGGCACCACGTCTCATCCCAAGCTGGCGATGCTCGCCGCCGGCCGGGTGCTCGGTCATTGCGCGACCTATCTCGCCTTCGATCCGAAAGGGCCGGACGACGAATACGTCTCGGTGCTGCCGCTGCCATGGATCATGGAGCAGGTCTACGTGCTCGGCAAAGGCCTGTTGTGCCGCATGAAGATCAACTTCGTCGAAGAGCCCGACACCATGATGAACGATCTGCGCGAGATCGCGCCGACGTTCGTCTTGTTTGCCCCCCGCGTCTGGGAATCCATCGCCGCCGACGTCCGGGCCAAGGTGATGGACGCCACGCCTCTCAAGCAGCGCCTGTTCGACCTCGGCATGAAGAGCGGCCTCGCCGCGCTCGAACAGGGCAAACGCTCCGCCCTTGCCGACGCGATCCTGTTTCGCGCGCTGCGCGACCGCCTCGGCTTCACCCGCCTGCGCTCGGCCGCGACCGGCGGCGCGGCGCTCGGCCCCGAGACCTTCAAGTTCTTCCAGGCGATGGGCGTGCCGCTGCGCACGCTCTACGGCCAGACCGAGCTGCTCGGGGCCTATACGCTGCATCCCGAAGGCAAGGTCGATCCCGACACGACCGGCGTGCCGATGGCCGACAATGTCGAGATCCGCATCGACAATCCCGACGTCCACGGCGTCGGCGAGATCGTGGTTCGGCATCCCAACATGTTCCTGGGCTACTACAAGAATCCGGAAGCGAGCGTCGCCGACATCAAGGACGGCTGGATGTGCTCCGGCGATGCCGGCTATTTCAACGCCAACAACCAGCTCGTCGTCATCGACCGCATCAAGGATCTCGCCGAGACCTCGCGCGGCGAGCGTTTCTCGCCGCAATTCATCGAGAACAAGCTGAAATTCTCGCCCTATATCGCCGAAGCCGTGGTGCTGGGCGCCGGCCGCGACGCGCTCGCGGCGATGATCTGCATCCGCTACTCGATCATCTCGAAATGGGCGGAGAAGAACCGCCTCTCCTTCACCACCTACACCGACCTCGCCTCGCGGCCCGAGGTCTACGCGTTGCTGCACAAGGAGGTCGAGACCGTCAACGCCACGCTGCCGCCGGCCCAGCGCATCTCGCGCTTCCTGCTGCTCTACAAGGAGCTGGACGCCGACGACGGCGAGCTCACCCGCACCAGGAAAGTGCGCCGCAGCGTCATCAACGAGAAGTACGCCGGCATCATCGACGCGATCTACCGCGGCGATTCCGACATTCCCGTCGACACCGTGATCCGCTTCCAGGACGGCACCACACAGCGGGTACGGACGACATTGCGAGTGGTGGACCTCGGGATGCACGGGCACATGGCGGAGGCGGCGGAGTGA
- a CDS encoding branched-chain amino acid ABC transporter permease, with protein sequence MNTAFLIQLLVNGLVVGTLYGVVAMSFVLIYKATQVVNFAQGELLLVGAWVCWALLAKYQVPFWIGMPMTLVFMFVFGIAVQVLILRPMIGEPIISVIMVTIGLSTVLQATLKWMFGVNPQPFPRVFESQSVSLLGLQIQTVYVMSLVVSVAMMIGMAWFFRASKYGLAMRATAFNQQVAQSLGISVKSVFAMAWAISATVSAVAGVVVAVVNGVSSGLAAYGIKVFPAAILGGLDSVGGAVLGGIIIGLLENVAQYVDSEYLHWGNLYEIAPFYVLIIVLMIKPYGLFGTHDIERI encoded by the coding sequence ATGAACACCGCCTTCCTCATCCAGCTTCTGGTTAACGGCCTCGTGGTCGGCACGCTCTATGGCGTGGTCGCGATGTCGTTCGTGCTGATCTACAAGGCGACGCAGGTCGTCAATTTCGCGCAAGGCGAGCTGCTGCTGGTCGGAGCCTGGGTGTGCTGGGCGCTGCTGGCGAAGTACCAGGTGCCGTTCTGGATCGGCATGCCTATGACGCTGGTGTTCATGTTCGTGTTCGGCATCGCGGTCCAGGTCCTGATCCTGCGGCCGATGATCGGCGAGCCCATCATATCCGTCATCATGGTGACGATCGGCCTCTCCACCGTGCTGCAAGCGACGCTAAAATGGATGTTCGGCGTCAATCCGCAGCCGTTCCCGCGCGTGTTCGAGAGCCAGTCGGTCAGCCTGCTCGGGCTGCAGATCCAGACCGTCTATGTCATGAGCCTGGTGGTCTCCGTCGCCATGATGATCGGCATGGCCTGGTTCTTCCGTGCTTCGAAGTACGGCCTGGCGATGCGCGCCACCGCGTTCAACCAGCAGGTCGCGCAATCGCTTGGCATTTCCGTCAAGAGCGTGTTCGCGATGGCCTGGGCGATCTCGGCGACGGTCTCGGCGGTCGCGGGTGTGGTCGTCGCGGTCGTGAACGGCGTGTCGTCGGGTCTTGCCGCCTACGGCATCAAGGTCTTTCCGGCGGCGATCCTCGGCGGGCTCGACTCCGTCGGCGGCGCCGTGCTCGGCGGCATCATCATCGGCCTGCTCGAGAACGTCGCGCAATATGTCGACAGCGAGTATCTGCACTGGGGCAATCTCTACGAGATCGCGCCGTTCTACGTCCTCATCATCGTGCTGATGATCAAGCCTTACGGATTGTTCGGCACCCACGACATCGAACGGATCTGA